In Chryseobacterium lactis, a single genomic region encodes these proteins:
- a CDS encoding methyltransferase domain-containing protein: MAWNPEVYDQFKEERSAPFFDLLKLVESKTGLSVIDLGCGTGELTSKLLDYLEDSKVLGIDSSEEMLEKAAHFATSRLHFDKRSIEEQLHLGDAYDLIISNAAIQWCSNHKELFPRIISKIKPGGQLAVQIPSNHEYIVHQLLRKIAGTEPYKTAYNSWEREYTVLKIEDYARILFDHNGREITVFEKVFPHVLENAEAVFTWASGTAMLPYIENLPDDLKEQFKKEYKNELQNTFPESPVFYPFKRTFISAKF, encoded by the coding sequence ATGGCTTGGAATCCTGAAGTATACGATCAGTTTAAAGAAGAGCGTTCAGCGCCTTTCTTTGATTTATTAAAACTTGTTGAGTCAAAGACCGGTTTATCCGTCATCGATTTAGGATGTGGAACCGGAGAACTGACCTCTAAGCTTTTGGATTACCTGGAAGATTCCAAAGTGTTGGGCATAGATTCTTCAGAAGAAATGCTTGAAAAAGCAGCTCATTTTGCAACAAGCAGACTTCATTTTGATAAAAGAAGCATCGAAGAGCAACTTCATCTTGGAGATGCTTATGATCTTATTATTTCCAACGCCGCCATACAGTGGTGCAGCAATCATAAAGAACTTTTTCCAAGGATTATCAGTAAAATTAAACCAGGCGGACAATTGGCGGTACAAATACCATCCAACCATGAGTATATCGTACATCAACTGCTGAGAAAAATTGCAGGTACAGAACCTTATAAAACAGCTTATAACTCCTGGGAAAGAGAATATACGGTCTTGAAAATTGAAGATTATGCCCGTATATTATTTGATCACAACGGAAGAGAAATTACCGTATTTGAGAAAGTGTTTCCTCATGTCCTGGAAAATGCTGAAGCAGTATTTACCTGGGCTTCCGGAACAGCTATGCTTCCGTACATTGAAAATCTTCCGGACGACTTGAAAGAACAATTTAAAAAAGAGTATAAAAACGAATTACAAAACACCTTCCCTGAATCACCGGTCTTTTATCCTTTTAAAAGAACATTTATTTCAGCGAAGTTTTAA
- a CDS encoding adenylyltransferase/cytidyltransferase family protein — MKTQRIGITFSSFDLLHAGHIKMLEEAKTVCDYLIVGLQIDPSHDRPNKNKPSQTIVERYIQLKAVNAVDEIIPYYTEEDLQDILKSFVIDVRIIGDDYMDRDFTGKQYCEEKGIEIFYNKRDHRFSTSDLRRRIYEAEKDKYSKPESVK; from the coding sequence ATGAAGACACAAAGAATAGGTATTACATTTTCCTCATTTGATCTATTACATGCAGGACATATCAAAATGCTTGAAGAAGCTAAAACCGTTTGCGACTATTTAATCGTTGGACTTCAGATCGATCCTTCACATGATCGCCCCAACAAGAATAAGCCAAGCCAGACTATTGTTGAGCGTTATATTCAGCTAAAAGCGGTAAACGCTGTAGATGAGATTATTCCTTACTATACAGAAGAAGATTTACAGGATATTTTAAAGTCTTTCGTCATTGACGTAAGAATTATCGGTGATGATTATATGGACAGAGATTTTACAGGTAAACAATACTGTGAAGAAAAAGGAATAGAAATCTTTTATAACAAAAGAGACCACAGGTTTTCCACCAGTGATTTAAGAAGAAGAATTTACGAAGCAGAAAAGGATAAATATTCAAAACCTGAATCCGTAAAATAA